GAGAGTTTCCAGCTTGGACAGTTTTATAAACACGCTGTGCGACAGCTTGAATGCGTTCCACTGAACCGACAGATGTACCACCGTATTTCTGAACTATGAGCGCCATAACTTTTATGCAATCAATTGTGTCTGTTTTGCTCAATGCCTCCGCCGGGTTAGGAAGCCTTGAAGATATTAATAGATATTTAGTTTACTAAAAATTGTGTAGCATACCCAATCATGAGTTGATTATTCAAAAACCACATCTTCGTAAAGTGATGCCATTGTTTCCTCAAAATCCACGCTGTTGAGTCGAAATGATTGATGTTCTGCTGTGTAGGATTGTAAAACCCACAACCCTTGCTCATTGCGGCGAAAAGACTCGACTCGCTGACGTTTGGTATTAATTAAAACATATTCTTGCAGACTTTCCAGTGTTTGATAATCGGCAAATTTATCGCCCCGGTCAAAGGCTTCGGTAGAATTAGATAAAACTTCGACAATTAAACAGGGAAATCTTTTATAACCTGGCGTTTCTTGATCTCGTTGATCGCAAGTAACCATCACATCGGGATAATAAAAGCGATTCAGAGATTCAATTCGGGCTTTCATGTCAGCGATGTAAACACGACAACCAGAGCCGCGCACATGATTACGGAGGAGAGATGCCAGGTTAAGAGCAATGGTAACGTGTGGATCAAGCGCTCCAGCCATTGCATAGATGTAGCCGTCGATATATTCATGCTTGATATTGCTCTGTTCCTCCATTTGGAGGTATTCTTCAGCAGTGAGGTAGTTTTGTTGGGGCGAGGCTATCATATTTTAAAGGTTTTATTGTGCCGATTTACTTGTGGCGATGCTTTAGGCGCAGTAGACTTTATAATCAGGTAAGGAACTTATGTAAGGAATCTGAATGATGGCTAGTGCTACCATCAGCACTAAAGGACAAGTAACTATTCCTAAAGAAATTAGAGATTATCTTAACCTTGATACAGGTAGTAAGGTTGATTTTGTCATTGATGAAAATGGAATAGTTAAATTAATTCCCTTGAATATCTCTATCCAAAGTTTATCAGGGATTTTACACCGTCCGGGAATGAAAAGCGCAACTTTAGAAGAAATGGAAGCTGCAATTAAAGAAGGCTCAAGTGATTGGACTTGACACAAATATTTTAGTGCAATACTTGACAAAAGATGATGAAAAGCAGTGGGAGCAAGCTGCTAAAATTATCGACGGGGTAGAGCAATGTTTCACAACCACATAATAGCGTAGGCGTAGCCCGTCGTAGACATCGCTTGTCGATTTACGCTTTGTAGTTAAAAATTAGGTAATAAACCTGCTTGTTTACATATTTCATTAGCAGTAATACGATCAATGGTACGATGACGTTTTACAGGAAGAGTTTTTATCTCATTAGTATAAATTGAATGATTTCCTCCTTCCCTTAATAAATAAAAGCCATTTTGCTCTAAGTATTTAATTAGCTCTTTTCGCTTGACTGACACACTCAAACCTCTATAGGAATTTGTTCGAGCAAAGAACCGCCTGTGGGAATTTCTTTATTTTGTTGACGATAGGCAAGAACCATTTCTTTGGTTGCATCTTGTAACATAGCTCTACATTCTTCTATGGTTTCTCCTTCTGTGATGACTTCTTGCCATTCAATAAGTTGTCCCATATATCCGCTATTAGTTTTTGTATATTTTGCAGTGTATGTAATTAACATTGCTATGTTTGTGAAGATAATTATATGATTTATCGTAGCTGATTTTTTGTTGTGGGAGACATTGCTCTTCATCATTCACAACTCATAATAGCGATCGCTTGTAGATTTACACTTATTTTCTAGAGCGATGTCTCCGACGGGCTACGCCTACGCCAGCTTTTGGCCTAATAATATACCAAAATAAATGCGTAAATTACTAAAATGAGTAAGCAAACTGGGGTTTGAGAAAGAAAAGCTGCTTTTGCTTGCGTAAAACACTAAAATAAGAAACTAAAAGCTGCTTTTGTTTGTAGAAAACACTAAAATGCGAGATTAAAAGCTGCTTTTGAAGAAGTAAAAGCTGCTTTCGTTTGTGGAAAACACCAAAATGCGAGATTAAAAGCTGCTTTTGGAGAAGTGAAAGCTGCTTTCGTTTGTGGAAAACATTAAAATGCGAGATTAAAAGCTGCTTTTGAGAAAGTAAAAGCTGCTTTTGCATAAGTAATCAGGCATTTTTACTTAACTCAATATGAATTTCAGTCTAGGCGACACCTTTCATTTGGAACGGTACGCGATCGCGATCGCGCTTTTTAGTTTGATCGCGGTAAGCTTTGCACAAAACTAGCTTATTCTTGATTTGGGGGGAGGCGATCGCGAAGACTTGCCAAATTTCTACGCACACTAACAGTATTAGGATGATCTGCACCTAACCGAGGCTCTAAAATATCTAATGCCTGCATATACAACGGTTCGGCTTCGCTGTATCTGCCTTGGGAGTAGTAGAGATACGCTAGGTTGTTGAGACT
The Nostoc punctiforme PCC 73102 genome window above contains:
- a CDS encoding Uma2 family endonuclease, giving the protein MIASPQQNYLTAEEYLQMEEQSNIKHEYIDGYIYAMAGALDPHVTIALNLASLLRNHVRGSGCRVYIADMKARIESLNRFYYPDVMVTCDQRDQETPGYKRFPCLIVEVLSNSTEAFDRGDKFADYQTLESLQEYVLINTKRQRVESFRRNEQGLWVLQSYTAEHQSFRLNSVDFEETMASLYEDVVFE
- a CDS encoding AbrB/MazE/SpoVT family DNA-binding domain-containing protein — encoded protein: MASATISTKGQVTIPKEIRDYLNLDTGSKVDFVIDENGIVKLIPLNISIQSLSGILHRPGMKSATLEEMEAAIKEGSSDWT
- a CDS encoding type II toxin-antitoxin system HicB family antitoxin, with product MMKSNVSHNKKSATINHIIIFTNIAMLITYTAKYTKTNSGYMGQLIEWQEVITEGETIEECRAMLQDATKEMVLAYRQQNKEIPTGGSLLEQIPIEV
- a CDS encoding type II toxin-antitoxin system HicA family toxin, with the protein product MSVKRKELIKYLEQNGFYLLREGGNHSIYTNEIKTLPVKRHRTIDRITANEICKQAGLLPNF